A genome region from Verrucomicrobiota bacterium includes the following:
- a CDS encoding succinylglutamate desuccinylase/aspartoacylase family protein: MPLLLNRLGHKDSRATTRRSLENILAPLEQLAVHSVNLIAEQGTKFESAGQTYELPRYRFIGPRGGGDPIRIGLFAGIHGDETEGIHALIQFIKLIDAKPELATDYCLFLYPVCNPTGLTDNTRLSRSGKDLNREFWQQSAEPEVKILEAELTTHTFQGLISLHTDDTSDGFYGYAHGATLTQYLIEPALQAADQFVPRNGNRVIDGFNARNGIIRDGFKGILRAPPNARPRPFELILETPKYPPEFLKESALVTALLSILSEYRKLVAFAPNL; this comes from the coding sequence ATGCCATTGTTATTGAACAGATTAGGACATAAAGATAGCCGTGCGACCACGCGCCGAAGCTTGGAAAATATCCTGGCTCCGCTGGAGCAATTGGCGGTGCATTCGGTGAATTTGATCGCCGAGCAAGGCACAAAGTTTGAAAGCGCCGGGCAGACGTATGAGTTGCCACGTTATCGGTTTATTGGCCCGCGCGGCGGTGGGGACCCGATCCGGATTGGGCTCTTTGCCGGGATTCATGGAGATGAAACAGAAGGGATCCACGCGCTGATTCAATTCATCAAATTGATCGACGCCAAACCGGAGTTGGCCACAGATTATTGCCTGTTCCTTTATCCAGTGTGTAACCCGACTGGATTGACGGACAACACCCGGCTCTCCCGCAGCGGCAAGGATTTGAACCGCGAATTCTGGCAGCAGTCCGCCGAGCCGGAGGTCAAAATTCTGGAGGCCGAACTTACCACGCATACGTTCCAAGGATTGATTTCATTGCATACGGACGATACCAGCGACGGATTTTACGGATACGCCCATGGTGCGACCTTGACCCAATATCTGATCGAACCAGCGTTGCAGGCGGCTGACCAGTTTGTGCCCCGCAACGGGAATCGGGTCATTGATGGCTTTAACGCGCGCAACGGCATTATTCGCGACGGGTTTAAAGGCATCCTGCGAGCGCCGCCGAACGCCCGCCCGCGCCCCTTTGAACTGATCCTGGAAACCCCGAAATATCCGCCGGAATTCTTGAAAGAATCCGCGCTGGTGACAGCGCTGCTTTCCATTCTGTCCGAGTACCGCAAGCTGGTCGCGTTTGCGCCGAATTTGTGA